Proteins encoded in a region of the Acipenser ruthenus chromosome 11, fAciRut3.2 maternal haplotype, whole genome shotgun sequence genome:
- the LOC117426220 gene encoding D-3-phosphoglycerate dehydrogenase-like isoform X2: protein MALATVRRILISDTVDPCCKQILQENGIDVTEKQNLSKDELIAEVKGYEGLIVRSATKVTADVIDAAENLKIIGRAGTGVDNVDVEAATKKGIIVMNTPSGNTTSAAELTCGMIVSLSRQIPQAVMSMKAGNWDRKKFMGAELYGKTLGIVGLGRIGKEVAIRMQSFGMKTVGYDPIIPPEVTATFGVEQMSLERLWPLCDYITVHTPLMPSTTGLLNDESFARCRKGVKVINCARGGIIDEAALLRALESGQCGGAGLDVFIDEPPKDWSLVNHPGVVSCPHLGANTKEAQIRCGRDIATQIVEMVQGKSLIGAVNAQVLTAAIAPESRPWIKLGEALGSVAKACAGQVKSQVQITTLGQSLKNAAGYMSAAVVVGLLKDGSKNAVNLVNALPLAKEAGVTIASHQSDAAPILAQSACEVEICANGVSHKVVGSVQGDVPVLLELNGGLFRQPVPLAGNLIFFKALANPQLVSSVAGVLAAAGLQMESFSTSAAIAGEQWCSVGVSSLLGDLNTLKVHVKEALQLFL from the exons ATGGCTCTGGCAACAGTCCGAAGAATCTTAATAAGTGATACTGTTGATCCTTGTTGCAAGCAGATTTTGCAAGAAAATGGCATTGATGTTACGGAGAAACAAAATCTGAGCAAAGATGAACTGATTGCTGAAGTCAAG GGCTATGAGGGACTTATAGTTCGTTCTGCCACCAAGGTCACTGCTGATGTCATCGATGCTGCTGAAAACTTGAAGATCATAGGCAGGGCAGGGACCGGTGTAGATAATGTGGATGTGGAGGCAGCAACAAAGAAAGGCATTATTGTCATGAA TACTCCCAGTGGCAATACCACCAGTGCTGCCGAGCTGACATGTGGAATGATCGTAAGTCTATCCAG GCAAATCCCACAAGCTGTTATGTCGATGAAAGCTGGAAACTGGGACCGTAAAAAG TTCATGGGGGCAGAGCTATATGGCAAAACCCTTGGAATTGTGGGTCTTGGGAGAATTGGAAAGGAAGTAGCTATTCGAATGCAGTCTTTTGGAATGAAG ACTGTAGGCTATGATCCTATAATTCCTCCTGAAGTCACTGCCACATTTGGAGTTGAACAGATGTCCCTTGAGAGACTGTGGCCACTTTGTGATTATATCACTGTTCACACACCTTTAATGCCTTCTACGACAG GGTTGTTAAATGATGAAAGTTTTGCCAGATGTAGAAAGGGAGTAAAGGTTATTAATTGTGCCCGCGGAGGCATTATAGACGAGGCCGCTCTACTGCGAGCTCTGGAGTCTGGGCAGTGTGGCGGAGCAGGACTGGACGTGTTTATTGAC GAACCCCCCAAGGATTGGTCGCTTGTAAACCACCCTGGTGTGGTCAGCTGCCCTCATCTCGGGGCCAACACCAAGGAGGCCCAAATTCGTTGCGGGAGAGACATCGCAACGCAGATTGTTGAAATGGTGCAGGGCAAATCCTTAATTGGGGCT gtGAATGCACAGGTCCTTACAGCTGCTATAGCTCCTGAATCTAGGCCTTGGATTAAGCTGGGAGAAGCACTGGGTTCAGTGGCCAAAGCTTGTGCTGGACAAGTGAAAAGTCAAGTTCAGATTACAACATTGG GACAATCCCTAAAGAATGCGGCTGGCTATATGAGCGCTGCAGTGGTCGTCGGACTGCTTAAGGATGGCTCAAAGAATGCTGTTAACCTTGTGAATGCACTACCCCTGGCAAAGGAAGCTGGAGTAACT ATTGCCAGTCACCAGAGTGATGCAGCACCGATATTGGCTCAAAGTGCATGTGAAGTAGAAATATGTGCAAACGGTGTCTCTCACAAAGTGGTGGGGTCAGTTCAAGGAGATGTTCCTGTCCTATTGGAGCTCAATGGAGGGCTTTTCAGACAGCCAGTCCCTCTCGCTGGCAACCTGATATTTTTTAAGGCCTTGGCAAACCCTCAGCTTGTGTCTTCTGTTGCAG GTGTGCTAGCGGCTGCTGGTCTTCAGATGGAGTCGTTTAGCACCTCTGCAGCAATTGCAGGAGAGCAGTGGTGCAGTGTGGGGGTTTCTTCATTATTAGGAGACCTGAACACATTGAAAGTGCATGTAAAAGAAGCACTGCAGCTGTTCTTGTAG
- the LOC117426220 gene encoding D-3-phosphoglycerate dehydrogenase-like isoform X1, producing the protein MALATVRRILISDTVDPCCKQILQENGIDVTEKQNLSKDELIAEVKGYEGLIVRSATKVTADVIDAAENLKIIGRAGTGVDNVDVEAATKKGIIVMNTPSGNTTSAAELTCGMIVSLSRQIPQAVMSMKAGNWDRKKFMGAELYGKTLGIVGLGRIGKEVAIRMQSFGMKTVGYDPIIPPEVTATFGVEQMSLERLWPLCDYITVHTPLMPSTTGLLNDESFARCRKGVKVINCARGGIIDEAALLRALESGQCGGAGLDVFIDEPPKDWSLVNHPGVVSCPHLGANTKEAQIRCGRDIATQIVEMVQGKSLIGAVNAQVLTAAIAPESRPWIKLGEALGSVAKACAGQVKSQVQITTLGQSLKNAAGYMSAAVVVGLLKDGSKNAVNLVNALPLAKEAGVTVCCVSFKSFLNKIASHQSDAAPILAQSACEVEICANGVSHKVVGSVQGDVPVLLELNGGLFRQPVPLAGNLIFFKALANPQLVSSVAGVLAAAGLQMESFSTSAAIAGEQWCSVGVSSLLGDLNTLKVHVKEALQLFL; encoded by the exons ATGGCTCTGGCAACAGTCCGAAGAATCTTAATAAGTGATACTGTTGATCCTTGTTGCAAGCAGATTTTGCAAGAAAATGGCATTGATGTTACGGAGAAACAAAATCTGAGCAAAGATGAACTGATTGCTGAAGTCAAG GGCTATGAGGGACTTATAGTTCGTTCTGCCACCAAGGTCACTGCTGATGTCATCGATGCTGCTGAAAACTTGAAGATCATAGGCAGGGCAGGGACCGGTGTAGATAATGTGGATGTGGAGGCAGCAACAAAGAAAGGCATTATTGTCATGAA TACTCCCAGTGGCAATACCACCAGTGCTGCCGAGCTGACATGTGGAATGATCGTAAGTCTATCCAG GCAAATCCCACAAGCTGTTATGTCGATGAAAGCTGGAAACTGGGACCGTAAAAAG TTCATGGGGGCAGAGCTATATGGCAAAACCCTTGGAATTGTGGGTCTTGGGAGAATTGGAAAGGAAGTAGCTATTCGAATGCAGTCTTTTGGAATGAAG ACTGTAGGCTATGATCCTATAATTCCTCCTGAAGTCACTGCCACATTTGGAGTTGAACAGATGTCCCTTGAGAGACTGTGGCCACTTTGTGATTATATCACTGTTCACACACCTTTAATGCCTTCTACGACAG GGTTGTTAAATGATGAAAGTTTTGCCAGATGTAGAAAGGGAGTAAAGGTTATTAATTGTGCCCGCGGAGGCATTATAGACGAGGCCGCTCTACTGCGAGCTCTGGAGTCTGGGCAGTGTGGCGGAGCAGGACTGGACGTGTTTATTGAC GAACCCCCCAAGGATTGGTCGCTTGTAAACCACCCTGGTGTGGTCAGCTGCCCTCATCTCGGGGCCAACACCAAGGAGGCCCAAATTCGTTGCGGGAGAGACATCGCAACGCAGATTGTTGAAATGGTGCAGGGCAAATCCTTAATTGGGGCT gtGAATGCACAGGTCCTTACAGCTGCTATAGCTCCTGAATCTAGGCCTTGGATTAAGCTGGGAGAAGCACTGGGTTCAGTGGCCAAAGCTTGTGCTGGACAAGTGAAAAGTCAAGTTCAGATTACAACATTGG GACAATCCCTAAAGAATGCGGCTGGCTATATGAGCGCTGCAGTGGTCGTCGGACTGCTTAAGGATGGCTCAAAGAATGCTGTTAACCTTGTGAATGCACTACCCCTGGCAAAGGAAGCTGGAGTAACTGTATGTTGTGTGTCTTTCAAATCTTTCCTGAACAAG ATTGCCAGTCACCAGAGTGATGCAGCACCGATATTGGCTCAAAGTGCATGTGAAGTAGAAATATGTGCAAACGGTGTCTCTCACAAAGTGGTGGGGTCAGTTCAAGGAGATGTTCCTGTCCTATTGGAGCTCAATGGAGGGCTTTTCAGACAGCCAGTCCCTCTCGCTGGCAACCTGATATTTTTTAAGGCCTTGGCAAACCCTCAGCTTGTGTCTTCTGTTGCAG GTGTGCTAGCGGCTGCTGGTCTTCAGATGGAGTCGTTTAGCACCTCTGCAGCAATTGCAGGAGAGCAGTGGTGCAGTGTGGGGGTTTCTTCATTATTAGGAGACCTGAACACATTGAAAGTGCATGTAAAAGAAGCACTGCAGCTGTTCTTGTAG
- the LOC117426366 gene encoding kelch-like protein 23 encodes MSIKEQECYTYDFADPAHPAEFLDAFQEFYLDGLFTDITLQCSTGQIFHCHKAALSACSTYFKVMFTADMRERSNNLIKLSGIDSDVLTALVNYVYTSQLRITEKNVQSLLEAADLLQFVSVKKACEEFLVRHLDVDNCLGMHSFAEFHVCPKLEKEARRMVLCRFEEVTTQEEFLELHFEKLSYVVSRENLNVWRQEVLLEAVVKWIAHDVQARTGYVQDLLYCIQLDLDEIYLRTALDLQKRCLLGSEKKVYSLICHGLQSTRKGNFVSSKKLTSSMYIIGGYYWHPLSEVNAWDPLTNTWVQGTDMPDHTRESYSVSLLGPNIYVTGGYRTDNIEALDTVWVYNGDTDEWTEGCPMLHARYYHCSVTLHGCVYVIGGYRGGAPAGEAEFYDPLKKTWSPVANMVQGVGNATACVLRDVIYVTGGHYGYRGSCTYDKIQRYRSDLNEWSIVTISPHPEYGLCSVAFNNKLYLVGGQTTITDCYDPEKDEWRQMAPMMERRMECGAVAMNGCIYVTGGYSYSKGTYLQSIEKYDPKQDKWEIVGKLPSAMRSHGCVCVYSV; translated from the exons ATGTCAATTAAGGAACAAGAATGCTACACGTATGACTTTGCTGACCCAGCTCACCCAGCAGAGTTCTTGGATGCTTTCCAAGAATTTTACCTTGATGGCTTGTTCACAGACATTACTCTCCAGTGTTCTACTGGTCAGATATTTCACTGTCACAAAGCAGCTCTATCTGCGTGCAGCACTTATTTCAAAGTGATGTTCACAGCAGACATGAGAGAGAGATCCAACAACTTGATCAAGCTTTCAGGTATCGACAGTGATGTATTGACTGCTCTGGTGAATTATGTGTATACATCCCAGCTGAGAATAACTGAGAAGAATGTCCAGAGCCTCTTGGAAGCAGCTGATCTCCTTCAGTTTGTGTCTGTAAAGAAAGCCTGTGAGGAGTTTCTGGTCAGGCACCTGGATGTTGACAACTGTTTAGGGATGCATTCTTTTGCAGAGTTTCATGTCTGCCCTAAACTGGAGAAAGAGGCCAGGAGGATGGTGTTGTGTAGGTTTGAAGAGGTCACAACGCAGGAGGAGTTCCTGGAACTGCACTTTGAGAAATTAAGTTACGTAGTGTCCAGAGAAAACCTCAACGTCTGGAGACAAGAAGTTCTTTTGGAAGCTGTCGTGAAATGGATCGCCCATGATGTCCAAGCTCGTACTGGTTATGTGCAGGATTTGCTCTACTGCATCCAACTGGATTTGGATGAAATCTACCTGAGGACGGCCCTTGATCTGCAGAAAAGATGTTTACTGGGCAGTGAGAAAAAAGTCTACTCTTTAATCTGCCATGGTTTACAATCCACTCGCAAAGGGAACTTTGTGAGTTCTAAAAAGTTGACCTCTAGCATGTACATTATTGGAGGATATTACTGGCACCCGCTCTCAGAGGTAAATGCGTGGGATCCACTTACTAATACCTGGGTCCAGGGAACTGACATGCCAGACCACACGAGGGAAAGCTACAGCGTGTCACTTTTGGGACCAAACATTTACGTAACAGGGGGTTACAGAACAGACAATATTGAAGCTCTTGATACAGTGTGGGTTTATAATGGAGACACTGATGAGTGGACAGAGGGGTGCCCTATGCTTCATGCTCGATATTATCACTGCTCGGTCACTTTGCATGGCTGTGTGTATGTTATAGGAGGGTACAGAGGGGGAGCTCCTGCAGGAGAGGCAGAGTTCTATGACCCTTTGAAGAAGACATGGAGCCCTGTTGCAAACATGGTACAAG GTGTTGGAAATGCCACAGCCTGTGTTTTGCGTGATGTAATCTATGTAACTGGAGGTCACTATGGCTATAGGGGAAGCTGCACCTATGACAAAATTCAAAGATACAGGTCGGATCTCAATGAATGGAGCATTGTTACAATAAGTCCACATCCAG AGTACGGGCTGTGTTCTGTGGCTTTCAACAACAAGCTATACCTAGTCGGTGGGCAGACTACCATCACTGATTGCTATGACCCAGAAAAGGACGAATGGAGACAGATGGCTCCGATGATGGAGAGGAGGATGGAATGTGGGGCTGTTGCCATGAATGGATGCATTTATGTCACAGGGGGATACTCCTACTCAAAAGGAACCTATCTTCAGAGCATAGAGAAATATGACCCAAAACAAGACAAGTGGGAAATCGTGGGCAAACTTCCCAGTGCCATGCGGTCACatggttgtgtttgtgtttacagtgtgtag
- the phospho2 gene encoding pyridoxal phosphate phosphatase PHOSPHO2 produces the protein MKTLLVFDFDHTVIDDNSDTWVIKCTPKQDLPDWLKNTYQKGHWTEYMGRVLSYIGDQGIREDAIRTIMETMPYTAGMIDLLKFISQNKERVDCIIISDSNTVFIDWILHAAGAQCAVDRVFTNPAHFDDRGYLDVQCFHSHSCAQCPVNLCKRKVLEDFLERQSMAGLQYQQTVYIGDGGNDLCPVKSLKKSDVAMPRKGYSLERLISKLNAGDSRHLESRVVGWSSGLDILNEVNSLMKQSCL, from the coding sequence ATGAAGACTCTGTTGGTGTTTGACTTTGACCACACAGTGATAGATGATAATAGTGACACTTGGGTCATTAAGTGCACTCCTAAGCAGGATTTGCCAGACTGGCTCAAAAACACCTATCAGAAAGGGCACTGGACTGAATATATGGGAAGGGTTCTCTCTTACATAGGAGATCAAGGAATCCGAGAAGATGCAATAAGAACCATTATGGAAACTATGCCTTATACAGCTGGGATGATTGATCTTTTGAAGTTCAtcagtcaaaacaaagaaagagtGGACTGCATAATAATTTCAGACTCCAACACAGTTTTCATTGACTGGATTTTACATGCAGCTGGTGCTCAGTGTGCAGTCGACAGGGTTTTTACAAATCCTGCACATTTTGATGACCGAGGTTACCTTGATGTTCAGTGCTTCCATTCTCATTCCTGTGCACAATGCCCTGTTAATCTTTGCAAAAGAAAAGTACTGGAAGACTTTTTAGAGAGACAGTCAATGGCGGGTTTGCAATATCAACAAACTGTTTACATTGGTGATGGAGGGAATGACCTTTGCCCTGTTAAAAGCTTAAAGAAATCTGATGTTGCTATGCCCAGAAAGGGGTATTCGTTGGAAAGGCTGATTTCTAAGTTAAATGCAGGTGATTCAAGACACCTTGAATCTCGTGTTGTAGGCTGGTCATCAGGTCTAGATATCCTCAATGAGGTGAATTCACTAATGAAACAGTCATGTTTGTAG